One genomic window of Solanum dulcamara chromosome 12, daSolDulc1.2, whole genome shotgun sequence includes the following:
- the LOC129875820 gene encoding uncharacterized protein LOC129875820: protein MTRLLEEIHAGICGLRMNGFTLDKKILRNGYFWMTTERDNIRYVQKYHQCQVHGDFIRVPPNELNVMGYPWSFVAWGMDLIRPIEPSTLNGHRFILVAIDYFTKWVEVSTYKAITKKVVADFVRNNIICRFGILESIIKDNTTNLNIYLMKEICEQFKISHRNSTTYRPQMNKAVEAANKNIKKILRKIVDSHRQWHEKLQYALLGYCTIKKSTGETPYMLVYSSEAIIPAEVEIPSLNIIQDVGG, encoded by the coding sequence ATGACGAggcttttagaagaaatacATGCAGGAATATGTGGACTTCGTATGAATGGGTTCACTCTAGATAAGAAGATCTTAAGAAATGGATATTTTTGGATGACCACGGAGAGAGATAACATTCGATACGTGCAAAAGTATCATCAATGCCAAGTACATGGAGATTTTATACGAGTTCCACCAAATGAGCTCAATGTTATGGGTTACCCTTGGTCATTTGTCGCTTGGGGCATGGATTTAATTAGACCTATAGAGCCTTCTACATTAAATGGACATCGTTTCATCCTTGTGGCTATCGATTATTTCACAAAATGGGTCGAAGTATCGACATATAAGGCAATAACTAAGAAAGTAGTGGCAGACTTTGTTCGCAACAATATCATTTGTCGGTTTGGGATTCTAGAATCAATCATAAAAGATAATACAACTAATCTCAATATCTATCTTATGAAGGAAATTTGTGAGCAATTTAAGATTTCTCATCGAAACTCCACAACTTATCGGCCACAAATGAATAAAGCAGTTGAAGCAGCAAAtaagaatatcaagaagattTTAAGGAAGATAGTGGATAGTCACAGACAATGGCACGAGAAGTTACAATATGCTCTGCTTGGTTATTGTACCATCAAAAAATCCACTGGGGAAACTCCTTATATGTTGGTTTATAGTTCAGAAGCTATAATACCTGCTGAAGTAGAAATACCATCTTTAAACATTATTCAAGATGTCGGGGGTTAG